One part of the Phragmites australis chromosome 3, lpPhrAust1.1, whole genome shotgun sequence genome encodes these proteins:
- the LOC133912546 gene encoding probable glutathione peroxidase 4 isoform X1 encodes MGAAESVPETSIHEFTVKDCSGKEVSLETYKGKVLLVVNVASKCGFTETNYTQLTELYQKYKDKDFEVLAFPCNQFLRQEPGTAEQIKDFACTRFKAEYPVFQKVRVNGTDAAPVYKFLKASKPGLFGSRIKWNFTKFLVDKNGKVIERRKFRRPSRNRSSCLPLRIPLAVLLCNI; translated from the exons ATGGGGGCGGCCGAGTCCGTGCCGGAGACCTCCATACACGAATTCACCGTCAAG GACTGCAGCGGCAAGGAGGTGAGCCTGGAGACCTACAAGGGGAAGGTCCTCCTCGTTGTTAACGTCGCCTCCAAATG CGGGTTCACGGAGACCAATTACACGCAGCTGACGGAGCTATATCAGAAGTACAAGGACAAAG ACTTTGAGGTATTAGCATTCCCTTGCAACCAGTTCTTGCGACAAGAACCAGGAACTGCTGAGCAGATAAAAGACTTTGCTTGCACCAGATTTAAAGCTGAATACCCAGTTTTTCAGAAG GTGCGTGTAAATGGCACGGATGCTGCACCAGTTTACAAGTTCCTGAAAGCTAGCAAACCTGGTTTGTTTGGATCTAGAATCAAATGGAATTTCACCAAGTTTCTTGTCGACAAAAATGGAAAGGTTATTGAGAG AAGGAAATTCAGAAGGCCCTCGAGGAATAGATCTTCATGCCTTCCCCTCCGT ATCCCGCTTGCAGTACTCCTTTGTAATATTTAG
- the LOC133912545 gene encoding rhomboid-like protein 19 encodes MSASATSVPAAGGRFFTGFTKLCKGLAVVLFLGHILVQLFPLATSYLALIPARTIPFAWNLVTAGYIEQTIPGVIVSILGLLLFGKSLEPLWGAKELLKFIFIVNLSTSVCVFVTAIVFYYITQEESYLYTPLSGFYGVLSGLLVGIKQILPDQELSLLVLKIKAKWIPSIVAFSSVAVSFFLKESISYLPIILFGIYMSWIYLRYFQKRLEVGLKGDPSDEFSFASFFPGFLRPILDPIASIFHKLLCGRYERSEATGQTLDGSQFPGSCSIEANRRRERGQRALEQRLAEKLAAAGSTEDMPQQQQLLLQEVDASDKV; translated from the exons ATGAGCGCCTCCGCCACCTCGGTTCCCGCAGCG GGAGGGAGATTCTTCACAGGGTTCACCAAGCTGTGCAAGGGCCTCGCCGTCGTCTTGTTCCTCGGCCACATTTTGGTCCAGCTATTCCCTTTGGCCACCAGCTACCTCGCGCTGATACCAGCCAG GACAATCCCATTTGCTTGGAACCTGGTAACTGCTGGCTATATTGAGCAAACCATTCCAGGG GTGATTGTCAGCATACTTGGTCTTCTTCTGTTTGGGAAGTCGTTGGAGCCTTTATGGGGTGCTAAGGAGTTACTGAAGTTCATTTTTATTGTCAACCTCTCAACTTCAGTGTGTGTCTTTGTAACTGCTATTGTTTTTTACTACATAACACAGGAGGAGAGCTACTT ATATACACCTCTTTCTGGGTTTTATGGAGTTCTTTCGGGACTCCTGGTGGGCATCAAGCAAATTTTACCTGATCAGGAACTTAGTCTTCTTGTGCTGAAGATTAAGGCAAAG TGGATTCCGTCTATTGTTGCATTTTCCTCGGTCGCTGTAAGCTTCTTCCTGAAGGAATCAATATCATACCTTCCAATCATACTATTTGGCATTTATATGAGTTGGATTTACCTGCGTTACTTCCAAAAGAGACTAGAAGTAGGCCTAAAAGGGGACCCAAGTGATGAATTCTCATTCGCAAGCTTCTTCCCTGGATTTCTGAG GCCAATTTTGGACCCAATAGCTTCTATATTCCATAAGCTTCTATGCGGGCGGTACGAAAGATCTGAAGCTACAGGCCAAACATTGGATGGCTCACAGTTCCCTGGTTCATGCTCCATTGAAGCAAACAGGAGGAG AGAGAGGGGCCAGAGGGCACTGGAGCAAAGATTGGCAGAAAAACTGGCCGCAGCGGGGAGCACGGAGGACATgccccagcagcagcagctgctgctgcaggaGGTGGATGCTTCTGACAAAGTCTGA
- the LOC133912546 gene encoding probable glutathione peroxidase 4 isoform X2, translated as MGAAESVPETSIHEFTVKDCSGKEVSLETYKGKVLLVVNVASKCGFTETNYTQLTELYQKYKDKDFEVLAFPCNQFLRQEPGTAEQIKDFACTRFKAEYPVFQKVRVNGTDAAPVYKFLKASKPGLFGSRIKWNFTKFLVDKNGKVIERYSTATAPLSIEKEIQKALEE; from the exons ATGGGGGCGGCCGAGTCCGTGCCGGAGACCTCCATACACGAATTCACCGTCAAG GACTGCAGCGGCAAGGAGGTGAGCCTGGAGACCTACAAGGGGAAGGTCCTCCTCGTTGTTAACGTCGCCTCCAAATG CGGGTTCACGGAGACCAATTACACGCAGCTGACGGAGCTATATCAGAAGTACAAGGACAAAG ACTTTGAGGTATTAGCATTCCCTTGCAACCAGTTCTTGCGACAAGAACCAGGAACTGCTGAGCAGATAAAAGACTTTGCTTGCACCAGATTTAAAGCTGAATACCCAGTTTTTCAGAAG GTGCGTGTAAATGGCACGGATGCTGCACCAGTTTACAAGTTCCTGAAAGCTAGCAAACCTGGTTTGTTTGGATCTAGAATCAAATGGAATTTCACCAAGTTTCTTGTCGACAAAAATGGAAAGGTTATTGAGAGGTACTCGACTGCGACCGCTCCATTGTCGATTGAg AAGGAAATTCAGAAGGCCCTCGAGGAATAG
- the LOC133912547 gene encoding uncharacterized protein LOC133912547, whose protein sequence is MDQLVNFIIRPPRADYSPNDDLLEQKFMLKGRWFQRKDLEVMNGQGKKLKCSHYRPVVIPEGKNLPCVIYCHGNSGCRADASEAAIILLPSNITVFTLDFSGSGLSEGDHVTLGWNEREDLKAVVNYLRTDGNVSCIGLWGRSMGAVTSLMYGAEDPSIAGMVLDSPFSNLVDLMMELVDTYKYPLPKFTVKIAIQHMRRIVKRKANFDIMDLDTIQVAKRCFVPALFGHATEDDFILPHHSDKIYESYVGDKNIIKFDGDHNSPRPQFYFDSITIFFHNVLNPPEVPDDHYFLTPHGSLGQGHWDTQHDIEYRFADSPTGTAHATTTEGAIAQLRSRRLMSRMEVPSGATTEDRTDRTEGMDSDVGPSSSSVSTATPPNGRNGRLLTPTSDDGEYVEYSFDSLSDMPYTEEDEDRMLMQAIIESLRDFEQSNTKNAQSAASDDASKENNVVKDCNGVTGATVEPDTSSVSVCATDAPGEHISVCNSEAKAAEVLSADSQDVNRAASVNASGSSEPQASTKINGKPASVEPPKSTQNVNGEDGTRATLVVQKNRTGGLIDGLTHKWGSFFKNND, encoded by the exons ATGGACCAGCTCGTCAACTTCATCATCCGCCCGCCCAG AGCTGACTACAGTCCAAACGATGATCTATTGGAGCAGAAGTTTATGCTGAAGGGAAGATGGTTTCAGAGGAAGGACTTGGAG GTCATGAATGGTCAGGGCAAGAAATTGAAGTGTAGTCACTACAGACCTGTTGTGATCCCTGAAGGAAAAAATCTTCCTTGTGTCATATACTGTCATGGAAACAG TGGATGCAGAGCTGATGCTAGTGAAGCCGCTATTATTCTTCTACCATCAAACATTACAGTCTTTACGCTGGACTTTTCAGGGTCTGGACTCTCTGAAGGAGATCATGTCACATTAGGCTGGAATGAA AGGGAAGATCTGAAGGCTGTGGTTAATTATCTACGGACAGATGGGAATGTATCTTGCATTGGTTTGTGGGGTCGCTCAATGGGTGCTGTCACAAG TCTAATGTATGGAGCGGAGGATCCATCAATTGCTGGAATGGTTCTTGATAGCCCATTCTCCAACTTGGTTGACTTGATGATGGAGCTAGTGGATACATACAAATACCCACTGCCAAAATTCACA GTCAAAATTGCAATACAACATATGCGAAGGATTGTCAAGAGAAAAGCCAACTTTGACATCATGGATCTTGATACCATTCAG GTAGCAAAACGATGTTTTGTTCCTGCTTTGTTTGGGCATGCAACTGAGGATGATTTTATACTTCCCCATCATTCAGACAAAATCTATGAATCGTATGTT GGTGACAAAAACATCATAAAATTTGACGGGGACCACAATTCACCACGTCCTCAGTTTTACTTTGACTCGATCACGATATTTTTCCATAATGTGCTAAACCCTCCTGAAGTCCCTGATGATCATTATTTCCTGACACCACATGGCAGCCTTGGTCAG GGTCATTGGGATACACAACACGACATAGAATATAGGTTTGCTGATTCACCTACAG GGACAGCCCATGCAACTACCACAGAAGGTGCCATTGCGCAGTTGCGTTCTAGAAGGCTCATGAGCAGAATGGAG GTCCCATCTGGTGCCACCACAGAAGACAGGACTGACAGAACTGAG GGAATGGATAGTGACGTTGGCCCATCCtcatctagtgtatctactgcTACTCCTCCCAATGGCCGCAATGGAAGGCTGCTCACTCCAACCTCTGATGATGGAGAGTATGTGGAGTACTCATTTGATAGCTTATCCGATATGCCTTACACCGAGGAAGATGAAGACAGA ATGCTGATGCAAGCAATTATTGAGTCCCTGAGGGACTTTGAGCAGTCAAATACAAAAAATGCGCAATCGGCTGCATCTGATGATGCATCCAAGGAAAATAATGTCGTCAAAGATTGCAATGGTGTAACTGGTGCGACAGTGGAGCCGGATACATCCTCTGTGTCGGTATGTGCCACTGATGCTCCTGGCGAGCATATATCAGTCTGCAACAGTGAAgcaaaagcagctgaagtgcTAAGTGCAGATAGCCAAGATGTGAATCGGGCGGCTTCTGTCAATGCTTCTGGCTCTTCAGAGCCCCAGGCGTCAACAAAGATCAATGGAAAGCCTGCCTCGGTAGAACCCCCGAAATCAACTCAGAACGTCAATGGAGAGGATGGCACAAGAGCAACTCTGGTAGTTCAAAAGAACCGGACCGGTGGCCTGATAGATGGATTGACACACAAATGGGGTTCCTTCTTCAAGAACAATGACTGA